The genomic segment CCAATTCTAGAGGAATACCGGCTTTTCCAATGATATAATGATTAAATTATCCTAGTGCTTTTTCCAGGATCTCGTTTAGTCGATTAACCATGCCACGCGGATCCACAATAATACCTGCCGCGATTTGGGCATTGGCAAAGAGTTGTTCCACAGCGACTTGTGCAAAAGAATCCTCTCTTTTACGCAAATCGTTGAGGCGTAGAATCAACGCATGTTGAGGATTAATTTCTAAGATTCCAGCAGGAACATCCTGTAAATCCCGGTTCATCATTTGCATCATTCTTTGCATGCTGTGCGATCCAAAAGGGCTTAAAATGAGAGCAGGACTATCAATAAGGCGTTTCGACTCGCGAATTTCAGTGACTTTCGTTCCGAGAAGCTCTTTTAACCATTCGTTAAAGCTTTCGAGCTCGTCACCTTCTAGCCCCTCTTGTCCATCAACTTTATTTTCATCACGCGTTAGATTTAGATCCGCTTGATCAGCGGAAATCAGCTTTTTACCCTCAAATTCACCGACCGTCATGAGAACATAATCATCGATTGAATCGCGGGTATAAATGACTTCATAACCTTTATCTTTGAAAACTTCAAGATACGGACCGGCTTCAATAACCTCGCGGCTCGGACCATTGACATAATAAATGGCTTCTTGTTCTTCTTTCATTCGCTCTACATACTCAGACAAAGAGAGGAGGTTTTCTCCTTCGGTTTGGGAAGACTCAAAGCGCAGAAGCTTCATGATTTCATCGCGGTGAGCAAAATCGTTTGCAGCTCCTTCTTTAAGGAATATACCGAATTCCTTCCAGAATTCCTTGTATTTCTCGGGTTCGTTCTTTGCCTGGTCTCCGAGATATTTAAGCAAGCGACTGGTCACAACTTTATTTAATTTTGCCACTAAAGCGCTATCCTGCATCGTCTCACGTGAAATGTTTAAGGGGAGTTCTTCACTATCGACTACACCTTGCACAAAACGCAACCACTCTGGTAAGATATCCTTTGCTTGAGCTTGAATCAAAACTTTCTTACAGTAGAGATTCACGCTGGGTTCCATTCGACCAAATCCTAATTTTTCAATATTATTTTTAGGCACGAACAAAAGCGTATTAATATTGATGGGAGCATCGGAAGAAAAATGAAGACGTAAAAGAGGTTCATCATAGGCATTAGCAATAAACTTATAGAATTCAGTATACTCCTCTTCCGTAATTTCA from the Desulfitobacterium metallireducens DSM 15288 genome contains:
- the htpG gene encoding molecular chaperone HtpG, with product MSKTETKEFQTEIQQLLDIVINSLYTDKEIFLRELVSNASDAMEKLHFQLVSGHDIKDKDLPLEIKITTNLNEHMLTIADAGIGMTKEELTENLGTIAHSGSKAFVQNLAETGDNKDLNLIGQFGVGFYSAFMVAEKVTIYTRSYHPEAASYIWESDGKGSYTVEETEDLPRGTRIVLHLKKDQEDFAKPETVKRIIKQYSSFVPYPVSVDGENVNTVQALWTKNKNEITEEEYTEFYKFIANAYDEPLLRLHFSSDAPININTLLFVPKNNIEKLGFGRMEPSVNLYCKKVLIQAQAKDILPEWLRFVQGVVDSEELPLNISRETMQDSALVAKLNKVVTSRLLKYLGDQAKNEPEKYKEFWKEFGIFLKEGAANDFAHRDEIMKLLRFESSQTEGENLLSLSEYVERMKEEQEAIYYVNGPSREVIEAGPYLEVFKDKGYEVIYTRDSIDDYVLMTVGEFEGKKLISADQADLNLTRDENKVDGQEGLEGDELESFNEWLKELLGTKVTEIRESKRLIDSPALILSPFGSHSMQRMMQMMNRDLQDVPAGILEINPQHALILRLNDLRKREDSFAQVAVEQLFANAQIAAGIIVDPRGMVNRLNEILEKALG